A single Bacillus sp. HMF5848 DNA region contains:
- the hisF gene encoding imidazole glycerol phosphate synthase subunit HisF produces MITKRIIPCLDVKEGRVVKGVQFVELRDAGDPVELAKFYDEEGADELVFLDISASHEGRETMVEVVEQVAAQLAIPFTVGGGINSLADMKRILRAGADKVSLNTAAVRNPDLINEGAAFFGSQCLVVAIDAKYNEASDGWEVYTHGGRNATGLDAVEWAKEVVRRGAGEILLTSMDCDGGKNGFDNKLISAISNAVTVPVIASGGAGNAEHFVDTFTAGKADAALAASIFHYKETSVKEVKQFIKARGINVR; encoded by the coding sequence ATGATCACAAAACGTATTATTCCTTGCTTAGATGTAAAAGAAGGGCGTGTTGTAAAAGGCGTGCAGTTTGTTGAGCTACGCGATGCGGGGGACCCGGTTGAATTGGCAAAGTTTTATGACGAAGAAGGTGCGGACGAGCTAGTGTTTTTAGATATTTCTGCTTCCCACGAAGGTCGGGAAACGATGGTCGAGGTAGTTGAGCAGGTAGCAGCGCAATTAGCGATTCCGTTTACTGTCGGTGGCGGGATAAACTCACTAGCTGATATGAAACGTATTTTGCGCGCGGGTGCCGACAAAGTCTCGCTAAACACTGCCGCTGTAAGAAATCCAGACCTTATTAATGAGGGCGCTGCGTTTTTCGGCTCGCAATGTCTTGTTGTCGCGATTGATGCAAAATATAACGAAGCTTCTGACGGCTGGGAAGTTTACACGCACGGTGGAAGAAATGCTACTGGTTTAGATGCTGTTGAGTGGGCGAAAGAGGTTGTTCGTAGAGGAGCAGGTGAAATACTGTTAACAAGTATGGATTGTGATGGTGGGAAAAATGGCTTTGATAATAAATTGATAAGTGCGATTAGCAACGCTGTCACTGTTCCTGTTATTGCATCAGGTGGAGCTGGGAATGCAGAGCATTTTGTTGATACATTTACAGCCGGAAAAGCAGACGCGGCGTTAGCGGCTTCTATTTTTCACTATAAAGAAACGTCAGTTAAAGAGGTAAAACAATTTATTAAAGCAAGGGGGATTAACGTACGATGA
- the hisA gene encoding 1-(5-phosphoribosyl)-5-[(5-phosphoribosylamino)methylideneamino]imidazole-4-carboxamide isomerase — protein sequence MSFTLYPAIDMRAGKCVRLIQGDYNKETVYGDSPYEMAKLFAEQGAEWIHMVDLDGAKAAQRINHEHVLEVASKLPVKVQIGGGIRTEEDVAFYLKRGVSRVILGSAAVSNPAFVKEMLRKYGNKIAIGIDAKDGYVATEGWLETSNVKATELGKELAAAGAEVFIFTDIATDGMLSGPNVKAVTEMASATGKEVIASGGVSSLADIEELAVANVAGAIVGKALYTNQFTVREALEVTAR from the coding sequence ATGAGTTTTACATTGTATCCAGCAATTGATATGAGAGCCGGTAAATGTGTACGCCTTATACAAGGTGATTACAATAAAGAAACAGTGTATGGAGATTCACCTTATGAAATGGCGAAGCTTTTTGCGGAGCAAGGTGCAGAGTGGATTCATATGGTTGACCTTGACGGTGCCAAGGCAGCGCAACGCATCAATCATGAGCACGTGCTTGAGGTTGCAAGTAAATTACCAGTAAAAGTGCAAATTGGTGGTGGCATTCGCACGGAGGAGGATGTAGCATTCTACTTAAAACGTGGTGTATCACGTGTTATCCTTGGAAGTGCGGCCGTGTCAAATCCTGCTTTTGTAAAAGAAATGCTTCGTAAGTATGGAAATAAGATTGCGATTGGAATAGATGCGAAGGACGGTTATGTAGCAACCGAGGGATGGCTTGAAACGTCTAATGTAAAAGCGACTGAGTTAGGGAAAGAACTCGCTGCTGCAGGCGCGGAAGTGTTTATTTTTACGGATATTGCAACAGACGGCATGCTTTCAGGACCAAACGTTAAGGCTGTAACTGAAATGGCTAGTGCTACAGGGAAGGAAGTTATCGCATCAGGTGGTGTTAGCTCTCTAGCGGATATTGAGGAGCTTGCTGTAGCGAACGTAGCGGGGGCGATTGTTGGAAAAGCACTATATACAAACCAGTTCACGGTTCGTGAAGCACTTGAGGTGACAGCACGATGA
- the hisH gene encoding imidazole glycerol phosphate synthase subunit HisH: MIGIIDYGMGNLYSVSKALERMNYEYVLSDDPVVLRKTKGLILPGVGSFKDAMHILNETGLSTFIKEEVQQGKPLLGICLGMQLLFEESDENGLTKGFGFLPGRVERFPEGNYKVPHMGWNKLQFRNNSQLLDRVEEGHVYFVHSYYVKTNDSDVVLADASYEVDVPAVVGRNNIYGTQFHPEKSSDIGMAILHNYADIVEGKVIVR; this comes from the coding sequence ATGATCGGTATTATTGATTACGGAATGGGGAATTTGTACAGCGTAAGCAAGGCGCTTGAGCGTATGAATTATGAATATGTGCTCTCAGATGATCCTGTTGTGCTACGAAAAACAAAAGGACTTATTTTGCCGGGGGTAGGATCATTCAAGGATGCGATGCACATCCTTAATGAAACCGGCCTCTCAACTTTTATAAAAGAAGAAGTGCAGCAAGGGAAACCGCTATTAGGCATTTGTCTTGGTATGCAGCTTCTTTTCGAAGAATCAGATGAGAACGGTCTTACAAAAGGATTTGGATTTCTCCCAGGGCGTGTCGAGCGTTTTCCTGAAGGGAATTATAAAGTCCCGCACATGGGCTGGAACAAGCTACAGTTTCGTAACAACTCTCAGCTGCTAGACCGAGTTGAAGAAGGACATGTATACTTCGTGCACTCTTATTATGTAAAAACAAATGATAGCGACGTTGTACTTGCAGATGCGTCGTATGAAGTTGATGTACCAGCAGTCGTTGGACGCAACAACATATATGGCACACAGTTTCATCCGGAAAAAAGTAGTGATATCGGTATGGCTATACTTCATAATTACGCTGATATTGTGGAAGGTAAGGTGATAGTACGATGA
- the hisB gene encoding imidazoleglycerol-phosphate dehydratase HisB: protein MREATINRKTNETDIKLTFNVDGEGTSNIQTNVPFMSHMLDLFTKHGKFDMTIDAKGDIEIDDHHTTEDIGICLGQALKQALGDKKGIKRYGTAFVPMDDALAQAVIDISNRPAFVLKGEWPHAKVGTFDTELVHEFLWKLALEARINLHVIVHYGHNTHHIIEAIFKAVARALDEATLIDPRVKGVPSTKGML, encoded by the coding sequence ATGCGTGAAGCTACTATAAATCGTAAAACGAATGAAACAGATATAAAGCTGACCTTCAACGTTGATGGGGAAGGAACGTCGAATATTCAAACGAATGTGCCATTTATGTCGCACATGCTCGATCTTTTTACAAAGCACGGTAAGTTTGACATGACGATTGATGCGAAGGGTGACATTGAGATTGACGATCACCATACGACGGAGGATATCGGCATTTGCCTTGGTCAGGCGCTCAAGCAGGCTCTCGGAGATAAAAAAGGAATTAAGCGCTACGGAACAGCGTTTGTACCAATGGATGATGCGCTGGCGCAGGCTGTGATTGATATAAGCAATCGACCGGCGTTTGTGTTAAAAGGAGAGTGGCCGCATGCGAAGGTGGGCACATTTGATACGGAGCTTGTGCATGAGTTCCTTTGGAAGCTTGCGCTTGAAGCGCGCATTAATCTACATGTCATTGTTCATTATGGACATAATACGCATCATATTATTGAAGCGATTTTCAAAGCGGTGGCGCGTGCGCTTGATGAAGCAACGCTTATCGACCCGCGTGTTAAAGGGGTACCTTCTACAAAGGGGATGTTGTAA
- the hisD gene encoding histidinol dehydrogenase — MKIERISNSISLKRSIDNGTEEQRRAVIDIIHDVRVRGDEALYAFTEKFDRVSLDSLRVTGEEIEEAYGELNEDMIATMMEAADNIRDYHSRQLQQSWITTKEDGTILGQKVTAIDAVGLYVPGGTAAYPSSVLMNVIPAQVAGVERIVIVSPPGKNGRVSAGVLVAANELGVKEIYKVGGAQAVAALAYGTETITPVDKIFGPGNIYVALAKREVFGHVAIDMIAGPSEITVLADDTALANEVAADLLSQAEHDPLACSVLVTPSMKLAEAVVRELELQLETLPRRDIASASIRDFGAIYVTDTLDEAIAAVNELAPEHLEIMTREPMSLLGEIRHAGAIFLGRYSSEPVGDYFAGTNHILPTNGTARFAGPLSVDDFMKKSSIISYSRTAMERNARKIAAFARLEGLEAHARAVEARVKK; from the coding sequence ATGAAAATCGAGCGTATATCTAATTCTATTTCTTTAAAACGTTCTATTGATAATGGGACGGAGGAGCAACGTCGTGCTGTTATTGATATTATACATGATGTTCGTGTGCGCGGAGACGAAGCGCTATATGCTTTTACTGAAAAATTTGACCGTGTATCGCTTGATAGCTTGCGAGTGACAGGTGAGGAGATTGAGGAAGCGTATGGTGAATTAAACGAGGACATGATTGCAACAATGATGGAAGCAGCGGACAACATTCGTGACTATCATAGTCGGCAGCTTCAGCAATCATGGATTACGACAAAAGAGGACGGAACGATTCTTGGACAAAAGGTGACAGCAATAGATGCGGTCGGCTTGTATGTGCCAGGGGGAACAGCAGCGTATCCTTCTTCTGTGCTGATGAACGTAATCCCCGCACAAGTGGCAGGAGTGGAGCGCATTGTTATTGTGTCTCCTCCCGGGAAAAATGGTCGTGTATCTGCAGGTGTGTTAGTTGCAGCCAATGAGCTAGGTGTGAAGGAGATTTATAAGGTAGGTGGTGCGCAGGCGGTAGCTGCCCTTGCGTACGGAACAGAAACAATTACCCCTGTTGATAAAATTTTTGGTCCAGGTAACATTTATGTGGCGCTCGCTAAGCGCGAAGTGTTTGGACATGTCGCTATTGACATGATAGCGGGGCCTAGTGAAATAACGGTGTTAGCTGATGATACAGCGCTAGCAAATGAGGTAGCCGCTGACTTATTATCACAGGCTGAGCATGATCCGCTTGCATGTAGCGTCCTAGTCACTCCATCGATGAAGTTAGCGGAGGCTGTGGTGCGTGAATTAGAATTGCAGCTAGAAACGCTCCCACGACGCGATATAGCTAGTGCGTCTATCCGAGACTTTGGGGCAATTTATGTGACAGATACACTTGATGAAGCAATCGCAGCTGTGAACGAGCTAGCACCAGAGCATTTAGAAATCATGACTCGTGAGCCGATGTCGCTGTTAGGGGAAATTAGACATGCAGGCGCGATATTTTTAGGGCGATACAGCTCAGAGCCAGTTGGCGATTATTTCGCTGGAACAAATCACATTTTACCAACGAATGGGACAGCACGCTTTGCCGGTCCGTTAAGTGTGGATGACTTTATGAAAAAGTCGAGCATTATCTCATACAGTCGCACTGCGATGGAACGCAATGCCCGAAAAATTGCTGCATTTGCAAGGTTAGAAGGGCTAGAAGCTCATGCCCGTGCGGTAGAGGCTAGGGTGAAGAAGTAA
- the hisG gene encoding ATP phosphoribosyltransferase has translation MMDMLTIAMPKGRIFIEAAELLRKAGYQLPPEFDDSRKLILDVPEEGIRFILAKPMDVVTYVEHGVADLGIAGKDVMLEEERDVYEVLDLKISACYLAVAGLPGAKFQEVAPKVATKYPNVASSYFRQQGEQVEIIKLNGSIELAPMIGLADRIVDIVSTGQTLRENGLVEYERIVDITSRLIVNPVSYRMKDVQIDEMVERLSTIIEKGR, from the coding sequence ATGATGGACATGTTAACGATTGCGATGCCGAAAGGACGTATTTTCATTGAGGCGGCCGAATTACTTCGTAAGGCTGGATATCAGCTTCCACCAGAGTTTGATGATTCAAGAAAGCTAATTTTAGACGTACCAGAAGAAGGGATTCGGTTTATATTAGCAAAGCCAATGGATGTCGTCACGTACGTGGAGCACGGTGTAGCTGACCTAGGTATTGCTGGCAAAGACGTGATGCTTGAGGAAGAGCGTGATGTATATGAAGTACTTGACTTGAAAATTAGTGCTTGTTATTTAGCGGTTGCTGGTTTGCCGGGGGCAAAATTTCAAGAGGTTGCACCAAAAGTAGCTACAAAGTATCCAAACGTAGCATCTAGCTATTTCCGACAGCAAGGGGAACAGGTTGAAATTATTAAGCTGAATGGCTCGATTGAGCTAGCCCCTATGATTGGACTAGCGGATCGAATTGTTGATATCGTGTCAACGGGACAGACATTACGCGAAAATGGCTTAGTCGAGTATGAAAGAATCGTAGACATCACATCACGTTTAATAGTGAATCCAGTAAGCTACCGCATGAAGGATGTACAAATAGATGAAATGGTGGAGCGGCTATCGACTATTATTGAGAAAGGACGATAA
- a CDS encoding ATP phosphoribosyltransferase regulatory subunit translates to MFEKPLGMRDTLPHLYEAKQQVRTKVVQEMEGWGYQLLETPTLEYYETIGAASAILDQQLFKLLDQQGHTLVLRPDMTAPIARVAASRLYKDGNPLRLAYSASVFRAQQREGGRPAEFEQLGVECVGDASISADAEVIALMVSILKRAGLSNFKVAIGHIGFVNQLFLEIVGNEERANQLRRFLYEKNYVGYREHVKELPLSSIDKQRLLTLLQLRGDEDVIEAARSIVDNGEGKKAVEAVANLWKQLEAFDVSQYVKIDFNLVSHMSYYTGILFEVYGENVGLVLGNGGRYDDLLEKFKRPAPATGFAIYFNRLLEALGDQVSISDRECVIYSNEQRVEAIKFASELRERGSRVVLQNITGVEDVDAFVKQFGNVTYFIGGGR, encoded by the coding sequence ATGTTTGAGAAACCGTTAGGTATGCGGGATACATTACCGCATTTATATGAAGCAAAACAACAAGTTCGGACTAAGGTAGTACAGGAGATGGAGGGCTGGGGGTACCAGCTGTTGGAGACACCAACTCTTGAGTATTATGAAACGATTGGAGCTGCATCAGCAATTTTAGATCAGCAGCTGTTTAAGCTACTCGATCAACAAGGTCATACATTGGTGTTGCGACCGGACATGACGGCACCGATTGCACGTGTTGCGGCGTCACGATTATATAAGGATGGAAATCCGTTGCGTTTAGCATATTCTGCGAGTGTGTTTCGTGCCCAACAACGTGAAGGTGGCCGTCCAGCGGAATTTGAGCAGCTCGGAGTGGAGTGTGTAGGAGATGCATCAATAAGTGCGGATGCTGAAGTTATCGCATTAATGGTCTCTATTTTAAAAAGAGCTGGGTTATCTAACTTTAAAGTTGCTATTGGTCATATTGGGTTTGTGAATCAATTGTTCTTAGAGATTGTTGGGAATGAAGAAAGAGCGAATCAATTACGCCGCTTTTTATATGAGAAAAATTACGTTGGATACCGTGAGCATGTGAAGGAGCTTCCGCTTTCATCAATCGATAAACAGCGTTTGCTAACTCTATTACAGCTACGTGGGGATGAAGATGTAATCGAAGCTGCTCGCTCTATCGTGGATAATGGAGAAGGAAAAAAGGCAGTAGAGGCTGTGGCAAACTTATGGAAGCAGCTTGAAGCCTTTGATGTGAGTCAATATGTAAAAATAGATTTCAACTTAGTCAGTCATATGAGCTACTATACAGGGATTTTGTTTGAAGTGTACGGAGAAAATGTTGGTCTTGTTCTCGGCAATGGTGGTCGCTACGATGACCTTCTTGAAAAATTTAAACGCCCTGCGCCTGCTACTGGATTTGCAATCTATTTTAATAGATTATTAGAAGCGCTCGGTGACCAAGTTTCTATTAGTGACCGTGAATGTGTTATTTACAGTAACGAACAGCGAGTTGAGGCGATTAAATTCGCAAGCGAATTACGCGAACGCGGCTCTAGGGTTGTTTTACAAAACATCACCGGAGTCGAGGATGTGGATGCTTTTGTAAAACAATTTGGTAATGTCACGTACTTTATTGGAGGTGGGAGATGA